ATGGCGAGCAGCGTCAGCAGGTTGAAGCTGAAGCCCAGCGCCAGCATCAGCGTACAGACGCCGATCATCGACAGCGGGATGGTGACCACCGGAATGATGACCGAGCGGAGCGAGGCCAGGAACAGGAAGATCACCACGATGACGATGATGACGGCTTCGCCCAGCGTCTTCTCGACCTCGTCGATCGAGGACTGGATGAACTTGGTCGAGTCGTAGGCCACCTTCATCTTCATCGACGGCGGCAAATTGCGTTCGAGTTCGGGGAACAGCGCGCGCACGCCTTTGACCAGCGTCAGCGGGTTTCCTTGCGGGGTCGCCTGCACGCCGATGAAGATGGCGTGCTCGCCGTTGAAGGCGACGCTCGCATCCGTGCTTTGCGCGGCAAGTTCGACGGTCGCGATGTCCTCCATCCGCACGAAGCCGCCGTCCTTGGCCTTGACGATCATCTTCTTGAACTGGTTGACGTCGGTGAGGCCCGTATTCGTCGAAACGTTCGATACGATCAGGTAACCCTTGGTCTGGCCCGCCGCGGACTGGAAGTTGTTGGCGGTGATCGCCGCGGCGACATCGGCCGGCGACACGTTGCGCCCCGCCATCTTCACCGGATCAAGCCATAAACGCATCGCGAAGGTCTGGCCGCCGAGAATGTCGGCGGAGGCCACGCCGTCGACGGTCGACAGCACCGGCTGCACCACGCGCGTCAGATAGTCGGAGATCGCCGATCCCGACAGTTCCTCGGACGAGAAGCCGAGATACATCACGGCCGTGGTCTGGCCCGTGGTCTTGGTGACGATCGGGTCGTTGGATTCCTTCGGGATCAGATATTTGACCGAGTTCGTCTTGGCGAGCACCTCGGTGAGCGCTTGATTCGGGTCGAAATTCAGTTTGATGTAGACCTGGATCGTCGAGGTGCCGAGCACCGAGGACGAAGTGATGTAGTCGACGCCTTCGGCGGAGGCGACCGCCTGCTCGATCGGGGTCGTGATGAAGCCCTGGATCAGGTCTGCTGAGGCGCCGGGATAGACGGTCGTGATGTTGATGACCGTGTTCGAAAGCTTCGGATATTGCCGGATCGGCAACACCATCGCCGCACGCAGACCGATCAGCAGGATCAGCAGGCTGACGACGACCGACAGAACCGGGCGTTTGATGAAAATATCGGTAAAGGCCATCGCGGCGATCTCGATTTCTTTGTCTCAAGAGGCATGATCCGGCCGGGCCGGATCATGCGAGCTTAGTATCAGTAACGCGGCGGCTGCGCCGGGATCGGCGGCGCCGAGTCAGGCGAAATCGACACGGCGGCACCCGATTGCAGCTTGAGCTGGCCGACGGCGACGACCTTGTCGCCCGCCTTCACGCCCTTCAGGATTTCGACACGTCCCTCGACCCGGTTGCCGGTCTGCACGAAGGTGCGCACCGCGCTCAGGCTGGTCTTGCCGTCCTCTTCCTTCTTCTCGGTGATCACGAACACCGAGTCGCCGTAGAGCGTGTAGTCGACCGCCGTCTCCGGCACGGTGGTCACCGCCGGCTTCTCCGGCAGCACCACCGTGGTGGTCACGAACATGCCGGGCTTGAGGATCTTCTCCGGATTGGCGATCGTCGCCTGCACGCGAATGTTGCGGGTGTCGGTGGCGATCTGCGGCTCGATCGTCGTGATCTTGCCCTCGAAGGTCCGGCCCGGATAGGCGTCGACCTTCAGCCGGACGGTCTGGCCGACCTTGAGATTGCCAGAGTCCTTTTCCGTCACCGTGAAGTTGGCCCACAGCTCGGAGAGATCGGTCAGCGACACGATGGCCGTGCCTGCGGTGAGATATTGGCCGACCTCGACCTTGCGGACACCGAGATCGCCGGAGAACGGCGCCCGCACCAGCTTCTGCGAGATCAGCGCCTCCGTCTTGGCGATGCCCGCCATCGCCTGGTCGTAGGAGGCCTGCGCCTGGTCAACAGTCGCCTGCGGACCGAACTGGCGCGACGCGAGCTGCTTGGCGCGGTCGAGCGAAAGCTGCGAGACGGTCGCTTGCGCCTTGAAACTGGCGAGATCGCCCTGCTCCGGCGCATCGAATAGCTGCACCAAAGGCGTGCCGGCTTCGACATGCGTACCCGGCTCGAACTTGATCTCGGTAACGCGGCCGTTGACGTCGGCGGTGACGTTGACCTGATGCACGGCGGCGAGTTCACCGACTGCCGTCAACAGGTTCGGCACCACCTCCGACTTCGCCTCGGCCGCGCTGACGGCTACCGGCGGCGGCTTGTTGTTGGCGAAGAACTGCTTGATCATCTGGCCCCGGAAGGAGTTGAACCAGACGAGGCCGCCGACGAGCGCGCCCAGCAGCACGCCGACGATGAGGAACCAGCGCACTGGCTTGACCGGACGCTTGGGAGCCTTGTTGTCGATCGGTTCGCCCGAAATCTTGTGTTCGGTTACGATGTTCATGTCATGCACTTTCTGCAATCGCCGTCTTGCCGGCACCCGGCGCCAAGGCGCGGTCCAGATGCGAAGCAATTGCGGCGTCGTTAAGTCCTATACCCCTCAGGAGAAACTCACAGAGCTGCCGCTCCAGATCGTTCGCCCTGCTGTAAGCGAGACAGGGCCTGGCCGGCAGCCTGGTCAGCGCAGCCGTCATAACCGAATGATGCGCAAACCAGAACAGGTTGAGCGGCTCGCCGCCGCAAGGCCGCGCGTCGCCGGCGGCGACCGCACGCTCGAGCGAGGCGGCGAACACCGCGCCGATCAGCTTCTCGATCTTGGCATATAGCAGGCGCGCGAACTCGCCATCATCCAGATGGCTAGTGGCCATCAGTCGCAGGCGCTGCGCTTCCTCCTGGTCGGGACCGTCAGCGATCTCGAGGAAATGCTGGACCATGCCGCGAATCAGCTCGACCAGGGCGGCGGTCGACGGCTCCCGCTCGAGGAGCTCCATAAGCGCCGGGTCGGCTTCGCATTCGTCGCTGAGGATTTCGGCATAGAGCGCCGCCTTGGACGGGAAATGCTTGAACAGAAGCGCCTCGGAAATGGCAGCAGCGGCCGCCACGCTCTTGGTCGTGGTGCCGTTATAGCCGTGCCGGGCAAAGCAACGTTTGGCTGCGCCGAGGATCAATTGACGCCTCAGGTCGCTCGTCATGCGCAATGAGCTCATGCTAGTGAGTAAGCACTCACCCACGCAAAAGTCAAGCAAAATGCTGCAACGCAACCTAGATGGGTTGTAGATTCAATGGAAATTTGCGCGCGGGCGATCGCC
The DNA window shown above is from Bradyrhizobium sp. CB1650 and carries:
- a CDS encoding TetR/AcrR family transcriptional regulator — translated: MSSLRMTSDLRRQLILGAAKRCFARHGYNGTTTKSVAAAAAISEALLFKHFPSKAALYAEILSDECEADPALMELLEREPSTAALVELIRGMVQHFLEIADGPDQEEAQRLRLMATSHLDDGEFARLLYAKIEKLIGAVFAASLERAVAAGDARPCGGEPLNLFWFAHHSVMTAALTRLPARPCLAYSRANDLERQLCEFLLRGIGLNDAAIASHLDRALAPGAGKTAIAESA
- a CDS encoding efflux RND transporter periplasmic adaptor subunit encodes the protein MNIVTEHKISGEPIDNKAPKRPVKPVRWFLIVGVLLGALVGGLVWFNSFRGQMIKQFFANNKPPPVAVSAAEAKSEVVPNLLTAVGELAAVHQVNVTADVNGRVTEIKFEPGTHVEAGTPLVQLFDAPEQGDLASFKAQATVSQLSLDRAKQLASRQFGPQATVDQAQASYDQAMAGIAKTEALISQKLVRAPFSGDLGVRKVEVGQYLTAGTAIVSLTDLSELWANFTVTEKDSGNLKVGQTVRLKVDAYPGRTFEGKITTIEPQIATDTRNIRVQATIANPEKILKPGMFVTTTVVLPEKPAVTTVPETAVDYTLYGDSVFVITEKKEEDGKTSLSAVRTFVQTGNRVEGRVEILKGVKAGDKVVAVGQLKLQSGAAVSISPDSAPPIPAQPPRY